From Camelus dromedarius isolate mCamDro1 chromosome X, mCamDro1.pat, whole genome shotgun sequence, one genomic window encodes:
- the MID1IP1 gene encoding mid1-interacting protein 1, which yields MMQICDTYNQKHSLFNAMNRFIGAVNNMDQTVMVPSLLRDVPLAEPGLDNDVGVEVGGSGDCLQERTPPAPGPSSANGSFFAPSRDMYSHYVLLKSIRNDIEWGVLHQPPPPVGSEEGSAWKSKDILVDLSHLEGADAGEEDLEQQFHYHLRGLHTVLSKLTRKANILTNRYKQEIGFSNWGH from the coding sequence ATGATGCAAATTTGCGACACCTACAACCAGAAGCACTCGCTCTTTAACGCCATGAATCGCTTCATTGGCGCCGTGAACAACATGGACCAGACGGTGATGGTGCCCAGCCTGCTGCGCGACGTGCCCCTGGCCGAGCCTGGGCTGGACAACGACGTCGGCGTGGAGGTAGGCGGCAGTGGTGACTGCCTGCAGGAGCGCacgcccccggcccccggcccgaGCAGCGCCAACGGCAGCTTTTTCGCGCCCTCCCGGGACATGTACAGCCACTACGTGCTGCTCAAGTCCATCCGTAACGACATCGAGTGGGGGGTCCTGCAccagccgccgccgccggtgGGGAGCGAGGAGGGAAGCGCCTGGAAGTCCAAGGACATCCTGGTGGACCTGAGCCACCTGGAGGGCGCGGACGCCGGCGAGGAGGACCTGGAACAGCAGTTCCACTACCACCTGCGCGGGCTGCACACTGTGCTCTCCAAACTCACGCGCAAAGccaacatcctcaccaacagaTACAAGCAGGAGATCGGCTTCAGCAATTGGGGCCACTGA